ATGAATTCATGTGTTACAACCAGAGCAAGATCCACCCGTGTATTACAGTATTGTTATTTTGACAATTTTGTATTACTTACGAGTAGCAGACTTGATGGGGGTTACGTCCCCATACCCACGTGAAAATATAATTGCTGGCAATTACATTTTAGCAGACACGCAAACGTTTCTGAGTAAGCGTCACAGACAACAAAATAAGGAAATTTTGATAAGGCATTCACCTGGAATGGGTGAGTGTTTTTTTGTTTTTAAGTATTCAATTAACCGAAAAAATAAAAAAATTTTCATCAGGGAGCTGTAAAAATACTTCTCAGCGTTTCGTTTTATGTAAGGGTATTTTGGACAGGAAAAAAATTTTATCAAGAGCCTGTATTTATGCCCTTCATCTTTTGAATATATGTAAGGACATTTTTTGAGCCGGCATAAAAATGTTTTTTACAACACTTAGAAATAGAAACGAGGCGAGAAAAAGAATGAAATATGAATACATGAAGGAGTCAGAGCAGATGATTCAGTACTTCCAGTTTCCGAAGTTTTTGCTAAAGCTTCGAATTTCTCAAAATGCAAAATTTCTTTATATGATTTTGTATGACCGGGCGCGGATATCAAGAAAGAATAGTTGGATAGACAAGTATGGAAATGTTTATCTGATATTTCCAATAGATGAATTGTCTGTTCAAATCGGCAAATGTAAATCTTCTGTAAAAACAGCATTGAAGGAATTAGATGATGAGGGATTATTGGTTCGCAGGTCTGGTGGATTTTCAAAACCAAATCATTTATATGTAAAAATTCCATCTGATGAGATTGGGCTACAGCCGGTTGAGAATAAAGCGGTTGAAAAGATGGCTGTAACAGAGCCGGAAAAGCAACCATCATCTGGCAGTAAAAATGGTTGTGCAGGAGTCGGAAATGTGGCACCTAGTGAAGTAACTGAGAAATATAAAAGAAATAAATATCATGAAGTAAATTATTACTATGAGGAAGGAGAGAGTTTGTGATGAGAGAAGAAGATACTGTATGTGTAGGCATTGATGGTTTGCAATACTGCAAAATCTGTGGGGAAGCGAAAGAAACATTTTTCCCCAAGGGTGGATTTATGGGGATGAAGAAACATTCCAGGCAATGTGCCTGTGACAGAAAAGCATATGAAGAAGAACAAAAATATTTTAAGGACAAAGAGCACCGGGAATTAGTCAGCAGAAATACGAGCATCTGTTTTGACGAGAGCAGAATGGAAGAGTGGACATTTGAGAATGCAGATATGTCAGATACGGTAATGCATAAGGCAAAAAATTATGTTGATAACTGGGAGAAAATGAAAAGAAATCATATCGGGTGTTTGTTCTGGGGACCGGTTGGTACCGGGAAAAGTTATATTGCCGGGTGTATTGCCAATGAACTTTTAAAGCAGGAAGTAACGGTAAAGATGACAAATTTCAATACCATTATCGATGATATATTTCCACTGGCAGACAAAACGGAATATATCAATGCATTGGTTTCCTATCAGCTTTTGATTATTGATGATCTTGGAGTGGAACGAAATTCAGAATATGCGTTAGGAATTATTTTTAGTGTCATAGACCGCAGAATCTGTTCGGGACGCCCTTTGATCATCACAACCAATCTTCCGCTGAAAGAAATAAAAAGTGAGACCATGTTGGATAAAAGGCGTATCTATGACCGTATTTTAGAAATGTGTACACCAATGTATGTTGGAGGCACAAGTAAACGAGAAGTAATTGCAAGTATGAAAATGGAGAAAGCGAAAACGTTGTTGAATACCAACAGAGAGGAGGAATGCGAATGAATCATACAGAAAAAACAATACCTGTTTGGAAGAAATATTCTTTAAATGTTTCCGAAGCAGCAGAATATTACGGAATTGGCGAAAAGAGATTAAGACAGATCGCAGGTGAAAGTGAAGGAGCAGATTTTATTTTGAAAGTAGGTTCTCATATCCGATTCAAAAGGAAATTGTTTGAAGATTATCTAGATACAGCCAGTACAGTTTAAGTAACAGAATAGAAGAAATAGTAATGAAAATAATGTTCATTTTGTCTTAGCGAAGGGAAGGTCTTGTGGTATAATGAAGAAATTGAGACGGTCTTCCAAGTTAAATGAACATTTGATGAAGGAGACGAAATATTATGAGTGAAAAAAGGAGAAATCATAGGTTGTATATTACACAATGGAGAAATTTTTAAATTGAAAATAGCAAGGTGTAAAATGGAAAAACATACACCTTATTTTACACCTTTTGCTGACGATATTATGCGAAAATAAACCAGGTTATGCCAGAAAGCAAAAATTCACAGAGGCTTACAAAGCCAGAAATATCAAGAAAAACTAAGAAATGCGAGGTTATGCAACAATGATAAAAATACTATTTGTTTGCCACGGCAATATCTGCCGTTCCACTATGGCAGAATATGTTATGAAAGATTTAGTTAAAAAATTCGGTCTGGAGGATTCGTTTTACATTGATTCCGCAGCTACCAGTCGGGAGGAAATCGGCAATCAGGTTCATCATGGAACACGCCGAAAATTACAAAAAATGGGAATCCCTTGTGGAGATCACAGGGCACGTCAGATGAAAAAATCAGAATATGATGAATTTGATTATATCATCGGAATGGATCGTGAGAATAGAAGAAATATGATGCGGATTTTAGGAGAAGATCCAGAGAACAAGGTTCAGTTGCTTTTGGATTTTACAGATTCTCCGAGAAGTATTGCGGATCCATGGTATACAGGTAATTTTGACATTACTTACGATGATATAAAAGAAGGATGCGAAGCCCTTTTGCAATATATTACAGAACATGATATGATAAGTGAGCGTTAGCAGAATAGAATGGAAAAGAATACATAACTTTTCATAACTGTTGACGTAAAAGAAACTTAAGCAAGAGGATTTTAAATGAATGTTTTAAATATTGAACATGTTAGTAAATTATATGGAGAGAAAAAGATTTTTGATGATGTTTCTTATGGAATTCACGAAGGCGATAAGATTGGAATTATTGGAATCAATGGAACCGGAAAGACAACATTATTAAAAATTATTGCGGGGTTGGAAGAACCAGATGAGGGACAGGTAATCCGCCAGAATGGATTGCGTGTAACATATCTTCCGCAGAACCCGGAATTTCCAGATGGAGCAACGGTACTGTCTTATGTCGCTGATGGGAAACTGAGTCAGGATTGGGCAACGGAAAGTGAAGCTAAGACAGTGTTGAATAATTTGGGGATTACAGAACATGATGCTTTGATTGAGCATTTGTCGGGAGGACAGAAAAAACGTGTTGCACTTGCGCGAACGTTAGTGAATCCGGCAGATGTACTGATTTTGGACGAGCCTACGAACCATATTGATAATGAGATGGCTATATGGCTGGAGGATTATTTGAACCGATTCCGTGGTGTTGTAATTATGGTTACACATGATCGTTATTTTCTGGATCGTGTAACGAACAAGATTTTGGAGATTAGTCATGGTAAGCTTTATTCTTATGTGGCGAATTATTCAAAGTTTTTGGAGATGAAGGCGCAACGCGAGGAGATGGAACTGGCAACGGAGCGAAAACGACAGAGTGTACTTCGTATGGAATTGGAGTGGGCAAAAAGAGGGTGTCGTGCACGTTCAACAAAGCAGAGAGCCAGATTGGAAAGATTGGAAGCTTTAAAGGCCGGGAAAGCACCTGTTACAGATCAGAATGTAGAGCTTGATTCAATTGGAACGCGAATGGGGAAAAAGACGATCGAGCTGCACCATGTAAGTAAGAGTTATGGAGAGAAGAGGGTAATCGACGATTTTGATTATATTGTGTTAAAGAATCAGTGTTTAGGAATTATCGGACCGAATGGGTGTGGAAAGTCTACATTGATGAAGATTATCACAGGAGTGATTCAGCCGGATGAAGGTGAAGTTGAAATCGGAGATACAATTAAAATCGGTTATTTCGCGCAGGAAGTCACAGATATGGATGGCAAACAGAGAGTGATTGATTACATTAAAGATGTGGCCGAGTATGTACCGACAAAGGAAGGGCGAATTACGGCTTCGCAGATGCTGGAGCGATTTTTGTTTGATGGGGCAATGCAATATACTCCGATTGAAAAATTGTCTGGTGGAGAGAAGCGAAGATTGTATTTATGCAAGGTTTTGATGGAATCTCCGAATGTATTGATTCTCGATGAGCCGACAAATGATTTGGATATTCCAACGTTGACTATTTTGGAAGATTATTTGGATTCATTTTCTGGAATTATTATTACGGTATCCCATGATCGATATTTTTTGGATAATGTAGTTGAGCGAATTTTTGCATTTGAAGGAAATGGTAAATTAAAACAGTATGAAGGTGCATATACGGATTATCTGGAAACAAGGCAGAGAATGGGAATGGGAGAAACCGGAAGTAATCCGGGAAGTGGTTCCGGAAAAGCG
This Ruminococcus hominis DNA region includes the following protein-coding sequences:
- a CDS encoding replication initiator protein A — translated: MKYEYMKESEQMIQYFQFPKFLLKLRISQNAKFLYMILYDRARISRKNSWIDKYGNVYLIFPIDELSVQIGKCKSSVKTALKELDDEGLLVRRSGGFSKPNHLYVKIPSDEIGLQPVENKAVEKMAVTEPEKQPSSGSKNGCAGVGNVAPSEVTEKYKRNKYHEVNYYYEEGESL
- a CDS encoding MerR family transcriptional regulator, producing the protein MNHTEKTIPVWKKYSLNVSEAAEYYGIGEKRLRQIAGESEGADFILKVGSHIRFKRKLFEDYLDTASTV
- a CDS encoding low molecular weight protein-tyrosine-phosphatase — encoded protein: MIKILFVCHGNICRSTMAEYVMKDLVKKFGLEDSFYIDSAATSREEIGNQVHHGTRRKLQKMGIPCGDHRARQMKKSEYDEFDYIIGMDRENRRNMMRILGEDPENKVQLLLDFTDSPRSIADPWYTGNFDITYDDIKEGCEALLQYITEHDMISER
- a CDS encoding ATP-binding cassette domain-containing protein, which translates into the protein MNVLNIEHVSKLYGEKKIFDDVSYGIHEGDKIGIIGINGTGKTTLLKIIAGLEEPDEGQVIRQNGLRVTYLPQNPEFPDGATVLSYVADGKLSQDWATESEAKTVLNNLGITEHDALIEHLSGGQKKRVALARTLVNPADVLILDEPTNHIDNEMAIWLEDYLNRFRGVVIMVTHDRYFLDRVTNKILEISHGKLYSYVANYSKFLEMKAQREEMELATERKRQSVLRMELEWAKRGCRARSTKQRARLERLEALKAGKAPVTDQNVELDSIGTRMGKKTIELHHVSKSYGEKRVIDDFDYIVLKNQCLGIIGPNGCGKSTLMKIITGVIQPDEGEVEIGDTIKIGYFAQEVTDMDGKQRVIDYIKDVAEYVPTKEGRITASQMLERFLFDGAMQYTPIEKLSGGEKRRLYLCKVLMESPNVLILDEPTNDLDIPTLTILEDYLDSFSGIIITVSHDRYFLDNVVERIFAFEGNGKLKQYEGAYTDYLETRQRMGMGETGSNPGSGSGKAINTPEEKKSNAKEWKQNQPVKLKFSFKEQREYDMIDDEIAELEEKIGNLDAAIMENATNSAKLSELMGEKSEAEAQLEEKMDRWVYLNDLAEKIEAQKK
- a CDS encoding ATP-binding protein, producing MREEDTVCVGIDGLQYCKICGEAKETFFPKGGFMGMKKHSRQCACDRKAYEEEQKYFKDKEHRELVSRNTSICFDESRMEEWTFENADMSDTVMHKAKNYVDNWEKMKRNHIGCLFWGPVGTGKSYIAGCIANELLKQEVTVKMTNFNTIIDDIFPLADKTEYINALVSYQLLIIDDLGVERNSEYALGIIFSVIDRRICSGRPLIITTNLPLKEIKSETMLDKRRIYDRILEMCTPMYVGGTSKREVIASMKMEKAKTLLNTNREEECE